GCTGTCCGGCCGCGGCCCGGGCTTCGGCATCCGGAGCTGGAAGGTCGACGGCATGGATCCGCTGGCCGTGTACCTCGTGACGCAGCAGGCCCTCGCGCACATGCGCAGCGGCGACGGTCCGACGATGATCGAAGCCGATGTGTACCGCTACTTCCACCAGAACGGTCCCTTTCCCGGCTCGGCGTTCCGGTATCGCACCAAGGAAGAGGAAGCGCAGTGGCGCGCTCGCGACCCGATCGACACCATGGTGGGACACCTGGTGCGACGCAGAATCCTCAGCAAGAGGGCGGTTGCGGAGACGATCAAGCGCGCCAAGGATCTGATGTCCGAACTCGGCGACGTCCTGCTGGAACCGCGGCCGGGCGGCAAGCCGGGTGAGCGACGCATCCGGCCCTCGGAGTGGCCCGACCCGGCGTTCGTCGACGAAGGCGTCCGGGGCGACCTGTCGGAGCTGGCCCAGATCGAGTTCACCGACGCCGAGGACTTCGCTGATGGCTTGACCGATGTCAAGTTCATCGGCGCCGTCGCCGGTGTGATGGGGCGCCGCCTGGAGACCGATCCTCGTGTCGTGGTGATGGGGGAGGACGTGCACCGGCTCAACGGCGGCACCAATGGCGCCACCCGCGGCCTGAGTGAGGAGTTCCCCGACCGCGTGATCGGGACCCCGATTTCGGAGAACGCGTTCGCCGGCCTCGGCGGCGGACTGGCTCTGGACGGCCGGTTCCGCCCGATCGTCGAGTTCATGTACGCCGACTTCATGTGGGTCGCGGCCGACCAGCTGTTCAACCAGATCGGCAAGGCCCGCCACATGTTCGGCGGCGAGGGCAAGGTGCCGTTCGTCCTGCGCAGCAAGGTCGCCACCGGTACCGGCTACGGATCACAGCACTCGATGGACCCGGCCGGCATCTTCGCGACGGCGGCGGGCTGGCGCATCGTCGCCCCGTCGACGCCGTTCGACTACGTCGGCCTGATGAACACGGCCTTGGCCTGCGACGACCCGGTCGTGGTCCTTGAGCACGTGGACCTGTACAACTCGACCGGTCCCGGACTGCCGGAGAACTACGACCACTACCTGCCGGTCGGCAAGGCCGCCGTACGCCGTGAGGGCGCGGCCCTGACCATCATCACCTACCTGGCGATGACGCCGGCCGTTCTGGAGGCCGTCGAACAGACGGGAGTGGACGCCGAGGTCATCGACCTGCGCTGGCTGGACCGGGCCAGTCTGGACTGGGACACGATCACGCAGTCGGTGAAGAAGACCAACAACGTGCTCATCGCCGAGCAGGGCGCCATCGGCACCTCCTACGGCGGCTGGCTCGCGGACGAGATCCAACGCCGGCTGTTCGACTGGCTCGACGCCCCGATCGAGCGCGTGACGGGTGGCGAGGCGTCGCCGAGCATCAGCAAGGTACTGGAGCGTGCCGCGTTCGCTTCCACGGAGGAAGTCGTCGCCAAGCTCCGCGAGATCTCGCAGGAGCAGAACAATGGCTGAGCTTCTGCGTATGCCCGAGGTCGCCGCCAACACCACAGAGGCGATCCTGGAATCCTGGAACGTCGGCTTGAACACCCCTTATGCGGCCGGACACCCGATCGTGACGGTGGAGACCGAGAAAGCCGCGGTCGACGTGGAAGCCGAGAGCGACGGCGTGCTACTGCGCCTCCTGGTGGAAGCAGGCACAACAGTCGCGGTGGGCACACCGATCGCAGTCTGGGGGGCACCGGGCGAAGCGGCGTCCGCGGTGGATGCCCTGGTGGCTTCGCTGGGTACCGGAGAAGCGCCGGTGACGGCTTCCAACGCCTCGGCGCCGGCGGCGGAAGAGCCGGGGACGCCGGCAGGCACGGTTGCTCCTGCCCCCACCGAGGCGGCGCGAGACAACAGCGAGCGCATCTTCGCCAGCCCGCTGGCGCGACGTCTCGCGCGCGAGCTCGGAGTCGATCTGAACGCTGTGGTAGGGAGCGGCCCGCACGGACGAATCCGGCGGTCCGACATCGAAGCAGCTGTCGCCAGGTCGGCGGAGCCGGAGGAAACATTGCCGGCAAAGGCCGGGGCGGAGAGCCAGAGCATCGGCACTTCGGCGGTCGATCCCCGATGGGTGGACGTGCCCAACACGCGGATGCGGGCGGCCATCGCCCGCCGGCTGACGGAGAGCAAGCAGAACACGCCGCACTTCTATCTACGCGCCAGCGCACGCGTCGACGCATTGCTTGAGCTGCGGCAACAGATCAACGCCGGCCAGGGCGTGAAGGTGTCGATCAACGACCTGCTCGTCAAGGCGATCGCGTCCGCGCACGTGGGCGTTCCCGCGATGAACGTGCAGTGGAACGACACCTCGATCCGGCACTTCTCGGACGTCGACATCGCCGTAGCCGTCGCCACCGACGGTGGTTTGGTCACCCCAGTGATCCGCGGCGTGGACTCCCTGTCGATGAGCGGCGTTGCCACGGGGACGAAGGACCTGATCGCCCGCGCGAAGGAGCGCCGGCTCCGGCAGGACGAACTGGAAGGCGGCACGATCACGATCACGAACCTCGGCATGTACGGCACCGAGGACTTCGCAGCGATCATCAACCCGCCACAGGCCGCGATCCTGGCC
This genomic interval from Streptomyces dengpaensis contains the following:
- a CDS encoding alpha-ketoacid dehydrogenase subunit alpha/beta; the protein is MPAEHTLEAKAAWSEFVVTQDDWDAAAPDLLTGMFSQLVLIRTFEEYVLELAADGLIHGPAHSSIGQEGGAVGACFALASEDTVNGSHRGHHQFLAKVLAHLHPKGIDPTKPLPEDVRAALLRSLREICGLDRGFSHGRGGSMHLQWHEAGAIGTNAIVGGGVPLAAGSAWAHKKAGTDAVTFTFFGDGAINIGSTLESLNLAAAWSLPLCFFVENNLYAVSTHVSEVTAEARLSGRGPGFGIRSWKVDGMDPLAVYLVTQQALAHMRSGDGPTMIEADVYRYFHQNGPFPGSAFRYRTKEEEAQWRARDPIDTMVGHLVRRRILSKRAVAETIKRAKDLMSELGDVLLEPRPGGKPGERRIRPSEWPDPAFVDEGVRGDLSELAQIEFTDAEDFADGLTDVKFIGAVAGVMGRRLETDPRVVVMGEDVHRLNGGTNGATRGLSEEFPDRVIGTPISENAFAGLGGGLALDGRFRPIVEFMYADFMWVAADQLFNQIGKARHMFGGEGKVPFVLRSKVATGTGYGSQHSMDPAGIFATAAGWRIVAPSTPFDYVGLMNTALACDDPVVVLEHVDLYNSTGPGLPENYDHYLPVGKAAVRREGAALTIITYLAMTPAVLEAVEQTGVDAEVIDLRWLDRASLDWDTITQSVKKTNNVLIAEQGAIGTSYGGWLADEIQRRLFDWLDAPIERVTGGEASPSISKVLERAAFASTEEVVAKLREISQEQNNG
- a CDS encoding dihydrolipoamide acetyltransferase family protein, with the translated sequence MAELLRMPEVAANTTEAILESWNVGLNTPYAAGHPIVTVETEKAAVDVEAESDGVLLRLLVEAGTTVAVGTPIAVWGAPGEAASAVDALVASLGTGEAPVTASNASAPAAEEPGTPAGTVAPAPTEAARDNSERIFASPLARRLARELGVDLNAVVGSGPHGRIRRSDIEAAVARSAEPEETLPAKAGAESQSIGTSAVDPRWVDVPNTRMRAAIARRLTESKQNTPHFYLRASARVDALLELRQQINAGQGVKVSINDLLVKAIASAHVGVPAMNVQWNDTSIRHFSDVDIAVAVATDGGLVTPVIRGVDSLSMSGVATGTKDLIARAKERRLRQDELEGGTITITNLGMYGTEDFAAIINPPQAAILAVGAVRQEAVVEEGAVNIASVLRLTLAVDHRSVDGATAAEWMKAFVDVLEHPLRILL